Proteins encoded by one window of Nitrospiria bacterium:
- the rpsB gene encoding 30S ribosomal protein S2: MSEISIKELLEAGVHFGHQTKRWNPKMKKFIFGEKNSIYIIDLQKTLKRFKQARDFIWKTASEGRSVLFVATKRQAQEIIEEEAKRCGMFYVTQRWLGGMLTNFETIRKSVDKLKKLEKKQADGTYERLPKKEVASLEKKRMQLERNLGGIKQMNALPGALFVVDIKMEHIAVLEANRLGIPVVGVVDTNSDPDDVQYPVPGNDDAIRSIRLITSRMVDAILDGRQKGAFGAPVEEKPLAATPPPSEENPVSEVTDFVKEGIEK, from the coding sequence ATGTCTGAAATATCGATAAAAGAACTTTTAGAGGCTGGGGTTCACTTTGGTCACCAAACCAAGCGGTGGAACCCAAAAATGAAAAAATTTATTTTTGGGGAGAAAAATAGCATTTATATTATTGATCTCCAGAAAACCTTAAAAAGGTTTAAACAAGCCCGTGATTTTATTTGGAAGACGGCTTCAGAAGGGAGATCGGTGCTTTTTGTTGCAACCAAACGGCAAGCCCAGGAGATCATTGAAGAGGAAGCCAAACGTTGTGGAATGTTTTATGTCACTCAGCGATGGTTGGGGGGAATGCTGACCAATTTTGAAACCATACGAAAAAGCGTGGACAAATTAAAGAAATTAGAAAAAAAACAGGCCGATGGTACCTACGAACGACTACCCAAAAAAGAAGTGGCCTCTCTTGAGAAAAAGCGGATGCAATTGGAGAGAAATCTAGGGGGAATTAAACAGATGAATGCTCTTCCTGGAGCCCTTTTCGTGGTGGATATTAAAATGGAGCATATTGCTGTTCTTGAAGCCAATCGCCTTGGAATTCCCGTTGTGGGGGTTGTCGATACCAATTCCGATCCGGATGATGTGCAGTACCCTGTTCCTGGGAACGATGATGCCATTCGGTCCATTCGTTTGATTACCTCCCGAATGGTGGATGCCATTTTAGATGGACGGCAGAAGGGAGCTTTTGGGGCCCCTGTTGAAGAAAAACCGTTGGCAGCAACTCCTCCTCCCTCCGAGGAGAATCCGGTTTCGGAGGTTACCGATTTTGTAAAAGAGGGTATTGAAAAATAA
- the tsf gene encoding translation elongation factor Ts has product MAVEATQVKELREKTGAGIMDCKKALSQSGGDLQKAIDFLRQKGLSVAAQKGGRSTDEGIVGSYVHMGGKIGVLIEVNCETDFVAKTPEFQAFGKDLAMQVAAPPVALFVTREDVPKELLDKEREIYAHQARETKKPEKVIEKIVAGKIERYYQEVCLLDQTFIKDEALTIKDLLAQKISAFGENITIKRFVRFQVGEKT; this is encoded by the coding sequence ATGGCTGTTGAAGCAACACAGGTTAAAGAATTGAGGGAAAAAACAGGGGCAGGAATTATGGATTGCAAAAAAGCCCTTTCCCAATCCGGAGGGGATCTCCAAAAGGCCATCGATTTTCTTAGGCAAAAAGGCCTTTCGGTAGCGGCCCAGAAGGGGGGACGTTCAACGGATGAAGGCATTGTGGGATCCTACGTTCACATGGGGGGAAAAATCGGAGTCCTCATCGAGGTGAATTGTGAGACCGATTTTGTGGCGAAAACACCTGAATTTCAGGCTTTTGGAAAGGACCTTGCCATGCAAGTAGCCGCGCCTCCGGTTGCTCTATTTGTGACAAGAGAGGATGTGCCCAAGGAGCTGTTGGACAAAGAACGTGAGATTTATGCCCATCAGGCTCGGGAGACAAAAAAACCAGAGAAGGTGATTGAGAAAATTGTGGCAGGAAAAATTGAGCGGTATTATCAGGAAGTTTGCCTTCTGGATCAAACCTTTATTAAGGATGAGGCTTTAACGATTAAGGATTTGCTTGCCCAAAAAATTTCAGCTTTTGGCGAGAACATTACCATTAAGCGGTTTGTCCGATTTCAGGTCGGTGAAAAAACCTGA
- the pyrH gene encoding UMP kinase yields MTRSAYQRVLLKISGEVLAGDQGYGIDPQVLDSLAEEIGELHKLEVELAIVIGGGNIFRGIAASSKGMERASADYMGMLATLINALALQNALEKKNIYTRVQSAIEMRQLAESYIRRRAIRHLEKKRVVIFAAGTGNPYFSTDTAAALRAMEIGAQVILKGTKVDGVFDKDPLKYPAAKKFEQLTFFEVIEKGLKVMDATAVTLCMDHDLPIMVFNIKEKGNIKRILCGEHIGTAVKNK; encoded by the coding sequence ATGACACGCTCCGCTTATCAACGCGTTCTTCTAAAAATCAGCGGTGAAGTATTGGCAGGTGATCAAGGCTATGGGATTGATCCTCAAGTCCTGGATTCCCTTGCCGAGGAAATCGGAGAGCTTCATAAACTCGAGGTTGAATTGGCCATTGTGATTGGCGGGGGGAATATTTTTCGTGGGATTGCGGCCAGTTCAAAAGGAATGGAGCGGGCATCTGCTGATTACATGGGAATGTTGGCCACGCTCATCAATGCCCTGGCCCTTCAAAATGCTCTTGAGAAAAAAAATATTTACACCCGGGTTCAGTCCGCCATTGAAATGCGCCAACTGGCTGAGAGTTATATCCGAAGAAGAGCCATCCGGCACCTTGAAAAGAAGCGTGTGGTGATATTTGCCGCTGGAACTGGAAACCCTTATTTTTCCACCGATACGGCTGCCGCACTTCGGGCGATGGAGATCGGGGCACAGGTGATTTTAAAAGGGACCAAGGTTGATGGGGTATTCGATAAGGATCCTCTGAAATATCCCGCCGCGAAAAAATTCGAACAACTTACCTTTTTTGAGGTGATTGAAAAGGGTTTAAAGGTCATGGATGCAACGGCGGTAACTCTTTGTATGGACCATGACCTTCCCATTATGGTTTTCAATATTAAGGAAAAAGGAAACATTAAAAGAATTTTATGTGGAGAACATATCGGAACGGCGGTGAAAAACAAATAA
- the frr gene encoding ribosome recycling factor, producing the protein MSEPDVSRIKKQTDEKMEAALDHLRKELSTIRTGRASLSILDGIKIDYYGSQMPLNQVATLSIPESRMITIQPWETQMVGEIEKAILASGIGITPSNDGKIIRLNIPPLTEERRKTLVKTAKKTGEEAKVSIRNIRRDANDELKKLQKDASLAEDQLRKNQEEVQKSTDQFIKKVDDILSKKEEEILEV; encoded by the coding sequence ATGAGCGAACCTGATGTCAGCAGAATCAAAAAGCAAACCGATGAAAAAATGGAAGCTGCCCTGGATCACCTTCGAAAGGAGCTTTCAACCATTCGAACTGGACGGGCCTCCTTATCCATTCTGGATGGCATCAAGATTGATTATTATGGGTCTCAAATGCCCCTCAATCAGGTGGCGACCTTATCCATTCCAGAAAGCCGGATGATTACCATTCAACCCTGGGAAACTCAAATGGTGGGAGAGATTGAAAAGGCCATTCTTGCATCGGGAATTGGCATTACACCCAGCAATGACGGAAAAATTATCCGTTTAAATATTCCTCCCTTAACGGAGGAAAGACGGAAAACCTTGGTTAAGACCGCGAAAAAGACTGGAGAGGAAGCAAAAGTTTCCATTCGTAACATCCGAAGGGATGCCAATGACGAATTGAAAAAACTTCAAAAGGATGCTTCTCTGGCCGAGGATCAGCTTCGGAAAAATCAAGAGGAGGTCCAAAAGAGTACGGACCAGTTTATTAAAAAGGTGGACGATATCCTTTCCAAGAAGGAAGAGGAGATTCTGGAGGTCTAA
- the alr gene encoding alanine racemase — MTLNDSHGRPTWAEINLKALSNNIGVVRGKVGEERKILAVVKADAYGHGLVPVSKALLSENIQMFGVAQLDEGIELRQAGIQIPILLMTGFLESQLKDIFHYRLTPVVHHFDLLSPLQRFGKKAQKPFRFHLKIDTGMGRLGMTLSELKRVAQMLKASPEIFLEGIMTHFAESEGEGGGFLKEQTHRFLESVNLVLKSDYPHLICHAANSAAIVNSPSSYFQMVRPGIMLYGYLPPPLKGLNHGLMPVMSLKTKIIHLKKVPPRTPIGYGRTWKTKRESLIATLPIGYADGYPRLLSNRGSVLMRGKKYPIVGRICMDLLMVDVTGMERPEIGETVVLIGEEEGKKITADEIGMWAETISYEILCGVNRRIPRVYLS; from the coding sequence ATGACTCTTAATGATTCCCACGGCCGGCCCACCTGGGCTGAAATTAATCTGAAAGCACTGTCTAACAATATCGGGGTGGTCCGGGGGAAAGTTGGGGAGGAACGGAAAATCTTGGCGGTGGTCAAAGCCGATGCCTATGGACATGGGTTGGTTCCTGTTTCAAAAGCCCTTCTTTCAGAAAACATTCAGATGTTTGGGGTAGCCCAGTTGGACGAAGGAATTGAGCTTCGCCAAGCAGGGATTCAAATTCCCATTCTTCTCATGACAGGATTTTTGGAAAGTCAGCTAAAAGACATATTCCATTACCGGTTGACTCCGGTGGTCCACCATTTTGATTTGCTTTCTCCTCTTCAGCGGTTTGGCAAAAAGGCTCAGAAACCTTTTCGATTTCATCTTAAAATCGACACCGGGATGGGACGCCTGGGGATGACCCTTTCCGAATTGAAAAGGGTTGCCCAAATGCTAAAGGCTTCTCCGGAAATTTTTTTGGAAGGAATCATGACCCATTTTGCAGAGTCCGAAGGAGAGGGGGGAGGGTTTCTCAAAGAGCAAACCCATCGTTTCCTTGAGTCGGTCAACCTGGTTTTAAAAAGCGACTATCCTCATCTGATTTGCCATGCCGCCAACAGCGCAGCAATTGTTAACAGCCCCTCTTCCTATTTTCAGATGGTTCGCCCGGGAATCATGTTGTATGGATATTTGCCCCCTCCCTTAAAAGGCCTCAACCACGGGTTAATGCCGGTCATGAGTTTAAAAACAAAAATTATTCACTTAAAAAAGGTCCCGCCCCGCACACCTATCGGGTATGGGAGGACTTGGAAAACAAAAAGGGAGAGTCTGATTGCCACCCTGCCTATTGGGTATGCGGATGGATATCCCCGGCTGCTTTCCAATCGAGGTTCGGTTCTCATGAGAGGGAAAAAATATCCCATCGTTGGCCGAATTTGTATGGATCTGCTGATGGTGGATGTGACCGGGATGGAACGCCCCGAAATTGGGGAGACCGTGGTATTGATCGGTGAGGAGGAAGGAAAAAAAATTACCGCAGATGAAATAGGGATGTGGGCAGAAACCATTTCCTATGAAATTCTGTGTGGCGTCAATCGCCGGATTCCTCGGGTATACCTATCCTGA
- a CDS encoding AMP-binding protein: protein MDPQTQDTEIQDVEQHLLDLILELVEELGIQQAVRSVSLDAALDRDLGLGSLERVELFIRVETAFSIRIPDRGMAEVNTPRDLLQTLLEAKTSNEKFKVGHRASIGRSVLSPGQATSLDEVLRRFALGEPRRPHIFLQNEEGGEEVITYGKLFETASEVANGLLDRGLKRGETVAIMLPTGKEFFSSFFGVLLAGGIVVPIYPPYKADRIEEYASRQARILKNADIRFLVTFQKVEALGHILRPFIPSLKEVMTVEKLSTSKTTFSFSPNQSWEGALIQYTSGSTSDPKGVLLAHENVLSNIQAIGKAGQISPMDIGVSWLPLYHDMGLIGSWLCCLYYGIPITVLSPFAFLTRPERWLWAIHYHRATLSAAPNFAYELCVRRIEDKDIEGLDLSSWRLAFNGAEAISPDTLSKFTDRFGPYGFRPETFFPVYGLAEASVALTFPPVGRLPRVDSISREGFQTHQRAEPVGLSENTPLKFISCGVPLPGHEIRIVDLQGKELGERQIGSLHFRGPSGMKGYFQSPEATQSVFHEGWWDTGDLAYRADGELFITGRKKDVIIKAGRNIYPQEIEEIASDVPGIRRGCVAAFGVSEQRLGTERIVVVAETRETDREKRETISARVVELVSDNMGIPPDVVLLILPGAIPKTSSGKLRRASCREFYIQGKLLRSPHPVWFQIAKLCLNSLLSWVKNGFGAIGRYGYAAYVGLALCITVPPVWFLIFIFPRKQAASWLSHVWAKGFLKSIGCPLSVKGKEHLGKATPMVLVSNHASYLDAVVLMAILPPGFLFVAKYQLLRAPIIRTVIQRVGHITVDREDLSKSVSDAKKIEDALRAGSSVLIFPEATFTPVTGLRPFKLGAFKVAAETSRPVCPISIHGTRYILWGDQWVPRRGSISVVIGEPIIPRENSWREITRLRDLVKFEIAKHCGENPLNLVGMGPPTS, encoded by the coding sequence ATGGACCCGCAAACCCAAGATACTGAGATTCAGGATGTCGAACAGCACCTCCTGGATTTAATCCTGGAACTGGTGGAAGAGCTGGGCATTCAACAGGCCGTCCGGTCTGTTTCCCTGGATGCTGCTTTGGATCGGGATTTGGGTTTGGGGAGCCTGGAGCGTGTTGAACTTTTTATTCGGGTGGAAACTGCTTTTTCCATTCGTATCCCCGATCGGGGCATGGCTGAGGTCAATACCCCCCGTGATTTGCTGCAAACCCTTCTAGAGGCAAAAACGTCCAATGAAAAATTCAAGGTGGGGCATCGGGCTTCTATTGGAAGGTCTGTCCTCTCCCCCGGCCAGGCGACTTCGCTAGATGAAGTGCTTCGTCGTTTTGCATTGGGAGAACCCCGCCGGCCTCATATTTTCCTCCAGAATGAAGAAGGGGGAGAGGAGGTCATTACTTACGGAAAACTTTTTGAAACCGCTTCGGAAGTTGCCAATGGACTTTTGGACCGTGGGTTAAAACGGGGAGAAACCGTGGCCATTATGCTTCCCACGGGGAAAGAATTTTTCTCATCTTTTTTTGGGGTTTTATTGGCCGGGGGGATCGTGGTCCCCATTTATCCGCCCTACAAGGCGGACCGAATCGAAGAGTATGCGAGCCGCCAGGCACGAATTCTAAAAAATGCGGACATACGGTTTTTGGTGACCTTTCAAAAAGTGGAGGCCCTGGGACATATTTTGCGTCCTTTTATCCCTTCCTTAAAGGAGGTCATGACCGTTGAAAAACTTTCAACTTCTAAAACCACTTTTTCCTTTTCTCCTAATCAGAGTTGGGAGGGTGCGCTGATTCAATATACATCCGGAAGTACCAGTGATCCGAAAGGGGTTCTTCTCGCCCATGAAAATGTTCTTTCCAATATCCAAGCCATCGGAAAAGCCGGGCAGATTTCCCCGATGGACATCGGAGTCAGTTGGCTTCCCCTCTATCACGATATGGGTTTGATTGGATCCTGGCTGTGTTGCCTTTATTATGGGATTCCCATCACGGTTCTTTCTCCATTTGCATTCTTAACCCGACCGGAGCGTTGGCTTTGGGCGATTCATTACCACCGCGCAACCCTGTCCGCTGCTCCCAATTTTGCCTATGAGCTGTGTGTCAGAAGAATAGAGGATAAAGACATTGAAGGACTCGATTTAAGTTCCTGGCGCCTTGCCTTTAATGGAGCAGAGGCCATCAGTCCGGATACCCTTTCCAAGTTTACGGATCGTTTTGGCCCTTATGGGTTCCGGCCAGAGACCTTTTTCCCGGTTTATGGTTTGGCAGAGGCCTCCGTGGCATTAACTTTTCCTCCAGTGGGCAGGCTTCCCAGGGTGGATTCGATTTCACGGGAGGGGTTTCAAACCCATCAGCGCGCAGAACCGGTTGGTTTATCGGAAAATACCCCTTTGAAATTTATTTCCTGCGGGGTTCCTCTTCCCGGACATGAAATCCGAATTGTTGATCTTCAGGGTAAAGAGTTGGGGGAGCGTCAAATTGGATCCCTTCATTTTAGGGGCCCTTCAGGCATGAAAGGATATTTTCAATCTCCAGAGGCAACCCAGTCTGTATTTCATGAGGGTTGGTGGGATACTGGAGATTTGGCCTACCGGGCCGATGGAGAGCTCTTCATCACCGGAAGGAAAAAAGATGTCATTATTAAAGCTGGACGGAACATTTATCCTCAGGAGATTGAAGAGATTGCCAGTGACGTTCCGGGAATCCGGCGGGGGTGTGTCGCAGCCTTTGGGGTGTCGGAGCAACGGCTTGGAACCGAACGGATCGTGGTGGTTGCGGAAACCCGGGAAACCGATCGAGAAAAACGGGAAACGATCTCTGCTCGGGTTGTGGAACTGGTTTCTGATAACATGGGTATTCCCCCCGATGTGGTTCTTTTGATCCTGCCCGGAGCCATCCCGAAAACCTCCAGTGGAAAACTGAGGCGGGCGTCTTGCCGGGAATTTTATATCCAGGGGAAATTGCTTCGCTCTCCCCATCCGGTTTGGTTCCAAATTGCTAAATTATGCCTTAACAGTCTCTTATCATGGGTGAAAAACGGTTTCGGGGCCATCGGTCGGTATGGGTATGCGGCTTATGTGGGGTTGGCCTTGTGTATCACTGTGCCCCCGGTTTGGTTCCTTATTTTTATTTTCCCGAGGAAGCAAGCGGCCTCTTGGTTGTCACACGTTTGGGCAAAAGGGTTTTTAAAAAGTATCGGGTGCCCCCTTTCGGTCAAAGGGAAAGAACATTTGGGCAAAGCCACTCCGATGGTTCTGGTTTCCAATCATGCCAGTTACCTGGACGCGGTTGTCCTCATGGCGATTTTACCACCTGGTTTTCTTTTTGTGGCTAAATATCAATTACTCCGTGCCCCGATTATCCGAACGGTGATTCAAAGAGTGGGGCACATTACAGTGGATCGTGAAGATCTATCCAAAAGTGTTTCGGATGCCAAAAAGATTGAAGATGCCCTTCGGGCAGGATCATCCGTCCTGATTTTCCCGGAAGCGACCTTTACGCCGGTTACCGGATTGAGACCCTTCAAGTTAGGGGCGTTTAAAGTAGCGGCTGAAACCTCCCGGCCGGTCTGTCCCATTTCGATCCATGGGACACGGTATATCCTCTGGGGGGACCAATGGGTGCCGAGGCGGGGGTCTATTTCAGTGGTGATTGGAGAACCGATTATTCCTCGGGAGAATAGCTGGCGGGAGATCACCCGGCTTCGGGATTTGGTGAAGTTCGAGATTGCCAAACACTGCGGGGAGAATCCGTTGAATTTGGTGGGGATGGGCCCCCCTACCTCTTAG
- a CDS encoding adenosine-specific kinase, whose protein sequence is MDLKMVTIEKPEEVNLILGQSHFIKTVEDLHEALVGTVPGIGFGLAFYESSGDCLVRWSGTDEAMITLAQKNALALSAGHTFIIFLIPGVFPLNVLNALKNVPEVCHIFCATSNPVEVMIVETEQGRGILGVVDGLRPKGIEGKGGIQWRKDFLRKIGYKL, encoded by the coding sequence ATGGATCTCAAGATGGTCACAATTGAAAAACCTGAAGAAGTGAACCTGATTTTAGGGCAAAGCCATTTTATCAAGACGGTGGAGGATCTCCACGAGGCACTGGTGGGGACCGTTCCAGGAATAGGTTTTGGGTTGGCATTTTATGAATCCTCGGGGGATTGTTTGGTTCGTTGGTCCGGGACGGATGAGGCAATGATCACATTGGCCCAAAAAAATGCTTTGGCCCTTTCCGCGGGCCACACCTTTATCATTTTTTTAATTCCAGGGGTTTTCCCGCTTAACGTTCTCAATGCGCTAAAAAATGTTCCCGAAGTGTGTCATATTTTTTGTGCCACCTCCAATCCCGTTGAAGTGATGATTGTGGAGACGGAACAGGGGAGAGGAATTTTAGGGGTGGTGGACGGGTTGCGTCCCAAGGGTATTGAGGGAAAAGGGGGAATTCAGTGGCGAAAAGATTTTCTCCGAAAAATCGGGTATAAATTATGA
- a CDS encoding CBS domain-containing protein, producing MLGKDFKKGDNTFQELTADALMQTDPVNYDQNVSCQAIASALVLKRSGAITIVDDARKPVGIVTEYDLLRAIKEGKDLNEITPQAIMTQPIVISEKSLVSEILDTLVTGHIIHLPVVDFQEKLIGLIERQDILSAYLKYQK from the coding sequence ATGTTGGGGAAAGATTTTAAAAAAGGGGATAACACGTTTCAGGAATTAACGGCGGATGCGCTGATGCAAACTGATCCGGTGAATTATGACCAAAATGTGAGTTGTCAAGCCATTGCCTCCGCTTTGGTTCTAAAACGTTCGGGTGCCATTACCATTGTGGATGATGCAAGAAAACCGGTGGGAATCGTGACGGAATATGATTTATTAAGGGCGATTAAAGAAGGGAAAGATTTAAATGAAATTACCCCCCAGGCCATTATGACACAACCCATTGTCATTTCCGAAAAAAGCCTGGTCTCGGAAATCTTGGATACACTGGTCACCGGACATATTATCCATCTTCCCGTTGTGGATTTTCAGGAAAAATTAATTGGTTTAATTGAACGTCAGGATATCCTATCGGCTTATTTGAAGTATCAAAAATAA
- a CDS encoding putative zinc-binding metallopeptidase, producing MNKPPSDEQPCKEFDWVQLTDEKLLEMRICDLGLKINGTELESKIQLFCKELEAKNISFKPLFYLGDEWFCPEGACTIAIPFYLAHPRLEKLEERMMMEVEGGTDTWCMQLLRHEMGHVINHAYLLGKRKKWQKIFGSPSIEYSEFYRARPFSKRYVKHLDDWYAQSHPEEDFAETFAIWLTPELNWRHQYKDWKALEKLEFVDQVMKALAGTPPLVVSRKKICDASRLRSQLKKFYQRRRRFYAEDLPDFFDSDLKRLFCEPTDSSSAQRATIFLRRNRKSILNAVSTWTGEPKFTINRLLRSISERCAELDLRIGSDPEKSGLEFTAYLAAMASNYRHTGRFKRK from the coding sequence ATGAATAAGCCACCATCAGACGAACAACCCTGCAAAGAGTTTGACTGGGTACAATTAACAGACGAAAAACTCCTGGAGATGCGGATTTGTGATCTTGGGTTGAAAATTAATGGAACAGAGTTAGAATCAAAAATTCAATTATTTTGCAAAGAATTAGAAGCAAAAAACATCTCCTTTAAACCCCTTTTCTACCTTGGGGATGAGTGGTTCTGTCCTGAAGGCGCCTGTACCATCGCCATTCCATTTTATTTGGCTCATCCGCGCTTGGAAAAGCTTGAAGAGCGGATGATGATGGAGGTTGAAGGGGGAACTGATACCTGGTGCATGCAGCTCCTTCGCCACGAAATGGGCCATGTCATCAACCATGCCTACCTGTTGGGTAAAAGGAAAAAATGGCAAAAAATTTTCGGGTCCCCCTCCATTGAATATTCGGAATTTTACCGGGCCAGGCCCTTCAGCAAGAGGTACGTCAAACATTTAGATGATTGGTACGCCCAAAGCCATCCGGAAGAGGATTTTGCGGAAACCTTTGCTATCTGGTTAACCCCTGAACTGAATTGGAGGCATCAATACAAAGACTGGAAAGCTCTGGAAAAGCTGGAATTTGTCGATCAAGTGATGAAGGCGTTGGCGGGAACGCCTCCGTTGGTGGTCTCCCGAAAAAAAATCTGCGATGCCTCCCGGTTGCGCTCTCAGCTCAAAAAATTTTATCAGCGGCGCCGCCGGTTTTATGCTGAGGATCTTCCCGATTTCTTTGATTCTGATCTGAAAAGACTTTTTTGCGAACCCACTGATTCATCTTCCGCCCAACGGGCCACCATTTTTTTAAGGCGAAATCGAAAATCGATCCTGAATGCGGTATCCACCTGGACAGGGGAACCCAAATTTACCATTAATCGTCTTTTAAGATCGATTTCCGAGCGGTGTGCGGAGTTAGACTTGAGAATTGGAAGCGACCCCGAAAAATCCGGGTTGGAGTTTACCGCTTACCTTGCGGCCATGGCTTCCAACTACCGGCATACGGGAAGGTTTAAAAGAAAATAA
- a CDS encoding YjgN family protein: protein MNGKNGMTTHSMETQTLSIPAPRQEALVPAQSFGETSADYLNAQEDSNPSRQLFFFGNGGTLLGIHVVNFFLTLITLGIYSFWGKVKIRNYQWGQTELEGDRFAYHGTGKELLTGFFKASLLYIGAGALIEVSSRLPGGKPVEFAIILFAAFMMLTLVTIAMIGPWRYRLSRTSWRGIRFSFRGSLQDFAKIYIGGLFLMVITLGLYYPFLQTKIFGFKMSNACFGNKKFSFDGKGKDLFGSFLLTVLLLIPTFGLYWFWFKAKMRRYLYNHTAFGPARLKSTVTGGGLLWLTLTNGLLLIFTLGFAWSWVLVRTIQFNYTYLSLEGPLNLASIQQEAKGATAMGEGLESILDLDSGFEAA from the coding sequence ATGAACGGCAAGAATGGGATGACCACCCATTCAATGGAAACTCAGACCCTTTCCATACCGGCCCCCAGACAGGAGGCTCTCGTCCCTGCTCAATCGTTTGGGGAAACTTCAGCGGATTATTTAAATGCCCAGGAGGACTCAAACCCATCCCGTCAGCTTTTTTTCTTTGGCAACGGGGGAACGTTGTTGGGAATCCATGTGGTTAATTTTTTCCTGACCCTGATCACTTTAGGAATCTATTCTTTTTGGGGAAAGGTTAAGATTCGAAATTATCAATGGGGCCAAACCGAATTGGAGGGGGATCGTTTTGCTTACCATGGTACAGGAAAAGAACTATTAACCGGATTTTTCAAGGCCTCCCTTTTGTACATTGGGGCGGGTGCATTAATCGAGGTTTCCTCCCGGTTGCCTGGGGGAAAGCCGGTGGAGTTTGCAATCATCCTCTTCGCCGCTTTTATGATGTTGACCCTTGTCACCATTGCCATGATCGGTCCATGGCGATACCGTTTGAGTAGAACGTCCTGGAGGGGAATCCGTTTTTCCTTCCGGGGAAGCCTCCAAGATTTTGCCAAAATTTATATCGGGGGCCTCTTTTTGATGGTGATCACCTTGGGTTTGTATTATCCTTTCCTTCAAACAAAAATTTTCGGTTTTAAAATGTCCAATGCCTGTTTTGGCAACAAAAAATTCTCTTTTGATGGAAAGGGAAAAGACCTTTTTGGAAGCTTCCTGCTGACGGTCTTATTATTGATCCCGACGTTTGGCCTTTATTGGTTTTGGTTTAAGGCTAAAATGAGACGTTATTTGTATAACCACACCGCCTTCGGTCCTGCCCGTTTGAAATCCACCGTAACAGGGGGAGGCCTATTGTGGCTTACACTGACCAATGGCCTTTTGCTGATTTTTACGCTTGGGTTTGCCTGGTCTTGGGTTTTGGTTCGAACCATTCAATTCAACTATACCTATCTGTCATTGGAAGGACCATTGAATTTGGCCTCCATTCAGCAGGAGGCCAAAGGTGCAACGGCCATGGGCGAAGGACTGGAAAGCATCTTGGACCTTGACTCGGGTTTTGAAGCCGCATGA